The Polyangium mundeleinium genome contains the following window.
GAGCTGCATCGACCACGGTTGTGGCCCGCCCTGCGGCCAGGTCGCGCGCCGTACTCCGGTGGCGCTCCATCACGCCCGGGCCAAGGCCTTCCTCGCTGAGAAGGAGGCGGCCGAGAGGGCGCGTTGTTCGGTCATCTGCCTCAGCTGCATCGGTCCCCCACCCGTGCAGGTCGATCTCGCGGCCCATGGAGCCCGCTGCGACGCAGGCCGCTGCGCTGTCGTCCGGCGCTCTGGCAGGTAGGCCGGGCGGGTGCGCACGCATCACCGACCGGCGTCTGCCTCCGAAACCCCGAAAGACGGAGTTTCAAGGCTATGCCCAAGGTAGAGGTCCCCTCGCTCCCTCCCCCGTCGCCCAAAGCTGTGGCCTCACTGTCCACTTCCGCTCCCGCCTAGCGATAGCGGCTGCGGATCTTCCTTCCGCGCTCAACCTGCTGGGTCGTCGCTTCCGTCGGATCTCCAGTACCGCTCGGGGTGCTCCAGGATCCCTCGCGTAATCTGGTAATGCTTCGTATCTTGCAAGGCGATCTCGGGCAATGCGGGGTCGTCGAAGTCGTGGATGACAGCCCCCGGAAAGGTGAGCAGGATGGGCGCGTGTGTGGCGATGATGAACTGCGCCCGGCCGCGCTCCACGCGATCCCGCAAGAGATAAAGGAGCGTGAGCTGCCGCTGGGGAGACAGCGCCGCTTCTGGCTCATCGATGAGGAAGAGCCCGTCGTGGATGCGATGCTGGAAGACGTCGAGGAACGCCTCGCCATGCGACCGGAGGTGGAGCGACTTGCCGCCGTAATGCATGTAGGGATCTCCCATGAAATCCGGATCGCGCTGGCGCTCTTCGAGGAGCGTCGCGAAGTTCACGAGCGTCTCGGCGCGGAAGAAAAAGCCGTCTCGGGGCCGATGACGAAAGCGCGGACGCAGCACGCGGGCGAGCTCGGAGCCTTGCTCGTGCGAGGTGTACAAAGTGTCGACGCTCCCTCCGCCGGCCACGTGGAGGCCACAAAGGTCCGCGATGGCTTCGAGCAGCGTCGACTTCCCGGAGCCGTTCTCGCCCACGAAGAAGGTCACCGGCTGATCGAGCCCCACGTCGAGCCCCCGAACGAAGGGAAGGTTGAACGGGAAGCGGGCCTCGCCGGGGATGCGCTCGGCGACGGCGTACACGCCCTGAAGGTACATCTTGCCCGCGAACGGCGCCTTTGCGGCTCTCTTTGACGTCATGGTCGTTGCCCGATCACGCGATGTTGTCGGGCTCGGGATCCGGAAAAGGGAGCGCCCCGTCTGCCCGGTACTCCGGCACGGCAGGGTACTCGTCGCTCGCCCCGCATCCCATCGGCATCATGCATGCGGCCATGCACGTAGCGAGAAACGCCACCCCTGCAAGCCGCCGCCCCCTCCCGCCTGCTCTGCGCATGAGCTCATCTCCTCGCTTGGAGGGAGGATACCTGGCGCACGAGCTCAATCCCTCATGGATCGCAGGGCGGAAGCGAGAACGTCGGGTGGGCCGTGATTCACGTGGAACGGGCGGGCCGCACGGGGAGGATGGCCCGCTCTGCTGGTTCAGGACGCGCGGCGGTAGATGAGGCGGCCGAGGGTGGCGATGACGTGGTCGATCCGGTCGAACGCCGGCGCATCGACGCTTTCGAGATTCTGGAGCCTTGACCGCGGCGGACGACATACGGCGCATGGCAGCCGAGGCGGGGGGCGGCAGCGGCAGCGGCGCTCTACGGCAGGCAGGTGTTGAGCAGGATGCTCGCCGACGAGCCGCCGGAGTTCGTCACAGCGAGGTCGGGCCTTCCGTCGCCGTTCAGGTCCGCCGCGGCGACCGAAAAGGGCCTCGCGCCCGTCGGATAGGCGAGCTTCGGCGCGAAGGTGCCATCGCCGTTGTTGACGTGCACGTTCACCGTGTTGGACCCGTAGCCCGTGGTGGCGAGGTCGAGCTTGCCGTCGTTGTTCATGTCCGCCGCCGTGATCCACTTGGGTTGGTCGCCCGTGGCGTAATCGACCTTCGGGGCGAACGTGCCGTCACCGTCATTGAAGAGCACGCTCACGGTGCTCGGGGACAAGCCGTCCTCCTCGTTTGCCGCCATGAGGTCGGGCATTCCATCGCCGTTCACGTCCGCCGCGGTCACCGAAGCGGGGAACCGGCCCGTGGGGTAGTCGACCTTCGGGGCGAAGCCCCCGCTGCCATCGTTGAGGAGCACGCCCACAGCGCCGGTGAACATGGCATTCATGAAGGCGAGGTCGGGCTTGCCATCACCGTTCAGGTCCGCCGCCACGATCGATCGGGGTCGAATGCCCGTGGGGTGGTCGACCTTCGGGCCGAAGGTGCCGTCGCCGTCATTGAGCAGCACGCTCACCGTGAGCGAGATGTCGTTCGCCACGACGAGATCGGTCTTTCCGTCACCGTTCACGTCCGCCGCGACGACGCCCAGGGGACTTTGACCCGTGGGGTAGTCTACCGCGTCTGCGAAGGTGCCGTCGCCGTTGTTGAAGTGCACGCTCACCAAGTCGTCGTCGCTGTTCGTGACGGCGAGGTCGGGTCGGCCATCGCCATTCAGGTCCGCCAGGACGGCCGAAAAGGGATAGTATATCGGACCGTAATCGACCTTCGTGGCGAAGGTGCCGTCGCCGTTGTTGACGAACACGCTCACGGAGCCCGGTAACATGTCGCCCGCGTTCACCACGGCCAGGTCGGGCCTCCCGTCGCCGTTCACGTCCGCCGACACGACGGTGAGGGGCTGCGGTCCCGTGGGATGGTCGACCTTCGCTTCGAAGCTGCCGCCACCTCGGTTGAACAGCACGGTCAGCCCCCTCGTCGCGCGCAGGAGGGCGAGGTCGGGCTGGCTGTCGCCGTTCACGTCCGCCGCCACGATCGGACCGCCGCCGCCCCCGGAGGAGATGTCGACCTTCGGCGCGAAGGTACCGCTGCCGTTGTTGAGCAGCACGCTCACCGTGTCCGAACTGGAGCTGGTCACGGCGAGGTCGGGCTTTCCGTCACCATTCACGTCTGCCGCCGCGACCGCCAAGGGGTCCTCGCCGGTGGCGAAATCGACCTTCGCCGCGAAGGTGCCGTCGCCGTTGTTGACGAACACGCTCACCGTGTCGCTGTCGTAGTTCGCCACGGCGAGGTCGGGCTTTCCGTCGCCGTTCACGTCCGTCGCCGCAATGGACCGAGGCCTCTGGCCCGCGGGATGGTCGACCTTCGCCGCAAAGGAGCCGTTGCCCAGATTAAGCAGCACGCTCACGGTGTGGCTGGAGTAGTTCGCCACGGCGAGGTCGGGCTTTCCGTCGCCGTTCACGTCCGCCGCGACCACCGAATAGGGGGCGTTGCCCGTGGGGAAATCGACCTTCGGAGCGAAGGTGCCGTCGCCGTTGTTGACGAACACGCTCACGGTGTGGCTGGAGTAGTTCGCCACGGCGAGGTCGGGTTTGCCGTCACCGTTCACGTCTGCCGCCGCGACCGACCAGGGGGCCGACCCCGCGGGGTATTCGACCTGCGCTGCGAAGGTGCCGTCGCCGTTGTTGAGCAGCACGTGCATGGTGTTGCCGACCACGGCCAGATCGGGCATGCCGTCGCCGTTCAAGTCCGCCGCCGTGATTCCCTTGGAATTGGGCACCGTCGGGAAATCGACCTTCGGAGCGAAGCCCCCGCTGCCGTCGCCGAGGAGCACGCTCACGGTGCTGCCGCTGCCGTTGACATTCGTGATGGCGAGATCGGTGTTTCCGTCGCCATTCAGGTCCGCCGTCACGATCGAGGAGGAGCTCGTCCCGAGCGCCACCTCCAGGATGGGCTGCGTGGGCAATCCCAGCGTCCCGGTGCATGGGGAGGGTGCGACGCACGCTCCCGCGACGCAGCTCGCGCCGTCGATGCAGACGAGCGGGTCGCCGTCCGTGCAGGCGCCGGCCTCGCAGGTGCGCGGCTGGCAGACGTCGTCGAAGCCGGGGCAATCCGTCGGCGCGAGGCACTCGACGCAGGCGCCCATGCCGTCGCACCACGTCCCTCCGACCGAACACGCGCTGCCGACCGGCGTGGGGAGGTGGGCGGGGACCT
Protein-coding sequences here:
- a CDS encoding FG-GAP repeat domain-containing protein; the encoded protein is MKTHFTYLAFILGLLAIPIGCDSGGGSGSGGDGGSGSGSGGDGGSGGSPCMPVDDGNPCTNDVCENEVPAHLPTPVGSACSVGGTWCDGMGACVECLAPTDCPGFDDVCQPRTCEAGACTDGDPLVCIDGASCVAGACVAPSPCTGTLGLPTQPILEVALGTSSSSIVTADLNGDGNTDLAITNVNGSGSTVSVLLGDGSGGFAPKVDFPTVPNSKGITAADLNGDGMPDLAVVGNTMHVLLNNGDGTFAAQVEYPAGSAPWSVAAADVNGDGKPDLAVANYSSHTVSVFVNNGDGTFAPKVDFPTGNAPYSVVAADVNGDGKPDLAVANYSSHTVSVLLNLGNGSFAAKVDHPAGQRPRSIAATDVNGDGKPDLAVANYDSDTVSVFVNNGDGTFAAKVDFATGEDPLAVAAADVNGDGKPDLAVTSSSSDTVSVLLNNGSGTFAPKVDISSGGGGGPIVAADVNGDSQPDLALLRATRGLTVLFNRGGGSFEAKVDHPTGPQPLTVVSADVNGDGRPDLAVVNAGDMLPGSVSVFVNNGDGTFATKVDYGPIYYPFSAVLADLNGDGRPDLAVTNSDDDLVSVHFNNGDGTFADAVDYPTGQSPLGVVAADVNGDGKTDLVVANDISLTVSVLLNDGDGTFGPKVDHPTGIRPRSIVAADLNGDGKPDLAFMNAMFTGAVGVLLNDGSGGFAPKVDYPTGRFPASVTAADVNGDGMPDLMAANEEDGLSPSTVSVLFNDGDGTFAPKVDYATGDQPKWITAADMNNDGKLDLATTGYGSNTVNVHVNNGDGTFAPKLAYPTGARPFSVAAADLNGDGRPDLAVTNSGGSSASILLNTCLP
- a CDS encoding AAA family ATPase — translated: MTSKRAAKAPFAGKMYLQGVYAVAERIPGEARFPFNLPFVRGLDVGLDQPVTFFVGENGSGKSTLLEAIADLCGLHVAGGGSVDTLYTSHEQGSELARVLRPRFRHRPRDGFFFRAETLVNFATLLEERQRDPDFMGDPYMHYGGKSLHLRSHGEAFLDVFQHRIHDGLFLIDEPEAALSPQRQLTLLYLLRDRVERGRAQFIIATHAPILLTFPGAVIHDFDDPALPEIALQDTKHYQITRGILEHPERYWRSDGSDDPAG